CATTTTCTTTCAGTGGTAGAAAACATATTTGTACTCTGTTATAGGTGTGCACTTACGTGAACCACACATTCACTAATGTAAGAGCTGTCGTTCTAGAACCACTGCCATGCTTGGAGTAAACAGTAGGCTATATGATAATATAACATTTGGACCAAACTAAGGTGGGATTACTTGGCCAACGGCAAGAAGAGATGCACACAAAACACTTCCGTACAACAGTTGAGAATTTAAAGATTTTAGTTAAGAGCACAGCTTCagcatttatttgtgtgtgtgtgtgtgtgtgtgtgtgtgtgtgtgtgatgtgtgtgtgtgtgtgtgtgtgtgtgtgtgtgtgtgtgtgtgtgtgtgtgtgtgtgtgtgtgtgtgtgcgctctcaCACTTGAAAAGGCCATTCCTTGTATGTTGTTGAATGTGATACACCACAGCAAAAGATGGCCTCAAGCTTTCCTAAATGGTACAAACATTGCTCTGTAGAACATCATTCCACACATGACACCTGTTGCCTTTTCTTGTGATTTCAAGTGGATAACTACATATAGGAAATCTTTTAATAACAATGCTGTACACGGTAATGAAATATATAGTTTCTTGACAGTATGTGTTACTGTAACCCAGACTAACATGCATTTCGGATGTTTTCctgtatactgtacacacagtatATGAGGGGCAGTGATCACTGAAAAAGGAATATGTTAAATCTATTGAAGCTTTATAATATAGACCCGTTTTGGAACTCCTKCCTGTTTGTCTGGGGAATCTGCCTTGTAACATAAGTGCATCAATTGTATTTATTAGTAATTTGCCTTGGAATTAATTACATGAAGAAATAAATAAAGATTGTGTTTGGTCTATCAGAGCTGTCCTGCGTTATTTGAGAGCAAATTGAGGAATTAGGCTGTTCTCCATTATGTCGTCCATTACAATTAGACCCATAATAAAGCAGTGATTGGTGACACACGTTAGgtggttatgatgatgatgatgactgcgTGAGAAAGTTCTGTTTGAGCTGTAAGAACGAACTCTTTGAACTTCATTTATCCAATAAGCATTTGTCATTGCCTACTAATTTGAGGCAAACATTTTCAAACCCTTCCCTTTAGCACTATCCAAGACAATAGTGTCCCCCCCGAAATTTGTGTCCACTCCAAAATTTGACATTGGGCCAAAACTTGCCTCTCGACTACAGTCCCCTCACGTGATTGGTGACGTCCCAAGGTCGCTATATAAATATTCCCATGCACTTGGATATCCTGTTACATTCGATAGGCGCACACTCCCACGAGGACACGGATCACACAGCTGGGTTCACATGTTCCACAGTTCTGTTGCTGGGTAAGTTGGATAAGTAGTGTATCATTAGTAACAATAGGCCATTGTTAACTAAGTTATGTCTTATAAAAGTTTAATTTGGCTATAATTCGTAAAAGTGTGGGTAAagaaacaatatcataacctctGTAATMTATCTATTTTTACAGGAAACTTTTCATTCCACCTCATAAACTCCACTGAGGATGGAGAAGTCACACAACTTCACAACGCCCCAAGTTCTTCCCCTGCAGAGCGCTAATGYTGCTTCCCAAACCGACAAAAGCAATGGCAACGCATACGTGTACATTTTCATAGTAATCTCCTTCTATGGAGTCTTCCTCGTTGGTATAATGCTGGGCTATGTTCGCTCCAAAAGGCGGGAGAAGAGAAGGTCGAACGTTTTTACGCGCCTGGTGCACGAGGAGGAGCAGCGGGAATGGGGCGCGCTGAAAAAGAAGCACAGCATTACCATGACCTCCTTCCAGGTATCGCTTCCCTTCTCCGCGGGGAGCCAGGATGTCAATGAAGGAAGGGTCCTGGGCTCCCCTCTGGCCTGCGCCCTGTTCTCCATTGAACAAACCAGTGTCAGTTCACTGTGCTCCTCCGCCGACGTGCGCTTTGCSATCGAGGAGGAGTCGGACAGCGGGACCGCGGAGGGACCGGACGAGACCCTGAAGGGCAGTTCTACTGACAACAGCGACGACTCCGCCGAGATACAGATACTCGGAGAGGAACTGTGACGCTCAGAACAGATGATGAGAGGGGGAATAAACGCAAAAAACTGTAGACTTTCCATCCCTCTACGTCATATAGGAAATACGTGGAGAAGTTAAAGACTGGTAAAGTTTAGCTTGACATATGGAACAATTGCTCTCTAACCATCCGGTTCTGAGCATTGAAACGTACCTGGAACCCActtgaaatatattttctgtaaCGAAATCCTCTTAAGAAGTAGCCTAATGATTTCACTGTGCAGTGTTCATAATGTCTATGTAGGTTTACTTGGGGTTGTTGTGTAAattgaagagaagaaaaaaaacttggYAAAAAATAATGATCTGTTTAAGAGATTTAAGAGATATGGTTCTCTCTTGTAACTCTTCTTgggaaatacatgtttttattttgaaaaacgtTGTTGCAATATCTAGTTTTCTCCAAAAGGGGGCAGTGCTGCAGTAGTTTTACACCACCTGTTGCTGGGGCACACCAGTAATTTCAGTAGAATCAACACAACATGGGGTTTACCGTCCTGTCCTTGCATTGTCTTATTTGTTCTGAAGTGTTGACATACTAATTTAGAAAATAAGAAGCWATTTTTTCAGGCAGTTAGCTGATTATTTATTTTgacttatttacatttacataattgagcacaattagcagacactcttatccaaa
This genomic interval from Salvelinus sp. IW2-2015 linkage group LG22, ASM291031v2, whole genome shotgun sequence contains the following:
- the LOC111949538 gene encoding potassium voltage-gated channel subfamily E member 4, with protein sequence MEKSHNFTTPQVLPLQSANXASQTDKSNGNAYVYIFIVISFYGVFLVGIMLGYVRSKRREKRRSNVFTRLVHEEEQREWGALKKKHSITMTSFQVSLPFSAGSQDVNEGRVLGSPLACALFSIEQTSVSSLCSSADVRFAIEEESDSGTAEGPDETLKGSSTDNSDDSAEIQILGEEL